One Paenibacillus sp. FSL W8-0186 genomic window carries:
- a CDS encoding cobalamin-binding protein, whose amino-acid sequence MNKFRKFWGIWLLAIMLVVMAGCGKDAAGTNTGNAPAQQEQNTQTGQGEQGDSASDAQRTVYPLTVKDVTGAEFTFEAAPQRIVSLAPSETEGLFALGLDEQIVGVSDVDDYPEAVKDKPRMGGFQVNVEAVIAAKPELVLAGNLIDPAAVKSLTDLGIKVYQSNPTNLDETLANIRAVGEITDRQKEAEEVVAQMEKERDMVLDAVKSLTPDQKKKVYIEFSPGWTVGKGVFMDELITLAGGENVASDLEGWNEINEENIIKANPDAILFAKNVVDENNKTIGDMIKARGGWDQITAVKEDRVIGLDDNLLSRPGPRVTQGLIEMARAIYPELIQQ is encoded by the coding sequence ATGAACAAATTTAGAAAGTTCTGGGGCATTTGGCTTTTAGCGATCATGCTCGTCGTGATGGCTGGCTGCGGCAAGGATGCGGCAGGCACGAACACAGGAAATGCTCCAGCTCAGCAGGAACAGAACACTCAAACCGGACAGGGGGAGCAGGGGGATTCTGCGTCTGATGCGCAGCGCACAGTCTATCCGTTGACTGTGAAGGATGTTACTGGCGCGGAATTCACTTTCGAAGCCGCGCCGCAAAGAATCGTTTCGCTGGCTCCATCGGAGACGGAAGGATTATTCGCGCTTGGGCTGGATGAGCAAATCGTAGGTGTATCCGATGTCGACGATTATCCCGAAGCGGTGAAGGACAAGCCGCGTATGGGCGGGTTCCAGGTCAACGTTGAGGCGGTCATCGCTGCCAAGCCTGAACTGGTACTGGCCGGCAATCTGATCGATCCGGCTGCCGTAAAAAGCCTTACCGATCTCGGAATCAAGGTTTATCAATCGAATCCGACCAATCTGGACGAAACGCTGGCGAATATTAGAGCCGTAGGGGAAATTACCGACCGGCAAAAAGAAGCCGAGGAAGTTGTCGCCCAAATGGAGAAAGAACGCGATATGGTCTTGGATGCCGTTAAGTCCTTGACTCCGGATCAGAAAAAGAAAGTCTACATCGAGTTTTCGCCTGGCTGGACCGTTGGGAAAGGCGTGTTTATGGACGAGTTGATTACGCTGGCCGGGGGAGAGAACGTAGCTTCCGATCTGGAAGGCTGGAACGAAATCAATGAAGAGAACATCATTAAGGCCAACCCGGACGCTATTCTGTTTGCCAAAAATGTCGTCGACGAGAACAACAAGACGATTGGAGATATGATTAAAGCACGTGGTGGCTGGGATCAAATTACGGCCGTAAAAGAAGACCGTGTCATCGGCCTGGATGATAACCTGCTCAGCCGTCCTGGACCGCGCGTGACCCAGGGATTGATTGAAATGGCACGGGCCATTTATCCGGAATTGATCCAGCAATGA
- a CDS encoding iron ABC transporter permease: MMNKLAGYGTAGLALLAVTLLVCIGVGSVFLPTGQILGILLHRLPWIGSMITPDWDVSAEQIVMQVRLPRVLLGMLVGASLAVAGAAFQGVLRNPLADPFTLGVSSGAAVGAATLIFFGWQFSLIGVFTLPVIAFITGASTLLVVMWLARENGKIPIESLILSGVVMQSFLGAIVSFLTAMSKKTVNEILYWTMGSLSLRGWSYTIILFPYLVIGLLFLWSQARSLNLLALGERQASHSGLNVDRTKVLVLLVATLMSAAAVSVSGVIGFVGLVIPHMIRLITGPDYRLIIPLSALGGGIFMMWSDLAARTVLAPTEIPLGVVTAFVGAPFFAYLLYRNKKRRMEELQ, from the coding sequence ATGATGAATAAATTGGCGGGATACGGAACGGCGGGTTTGGCACTTCTGGCTGTTACGCTGCTGGTCTGCATCGGCGTTGGTTCCGTTTTTCTGCCGACCGGCCAGATTCTCGGCATTTTGCTTCACCGCCTGCCATGGATCGGCAGTATGATTACGCCGGACTGGGACGTCTCGGCAGAGCAGATCGTTATGCAGGTACGGCTGCCGCGCGTACTGCTCGGCATGCTGGTCGGCGCTTCTTTGGCGGTGGCGGGGGCCGCATTTCAGGGCGTGCTGCGCAATCCGCTGGCAGACCCGTTTACCTTAGGCGTTTCCTCGGGCGCGGCGGTCGGTGCGGCTACGCTGATTTTCTTTGGTTGGCAGTTCTCCTTAATCGGCGTGTTTACGCTTCCGGTTATCGCGTTTATAACAGGGGCAAGCACACTGCTTGTTGTCATGTGGCTGGCCAGGGAAAACGGGAAAATTCCGATCGAAAGCCTTATTTTGTCGGGCGTGGTCATGCAGTCTTTTCTCGGTGCGATCGTTTCTTTTTTGACGGCCATGTCGAAAAAGACGGTGAACGAAATACTATACTGGACGATGGGAAGTCTCAGTTTGCGCGGATGGTCGTATACGATCATCCTTTTCCCTTATCTGGTCATTGGGCTGCTGTTCCTATGGAGCCAGGCCCGCAGCTTAAATCTGCTTGCGCTTGGTGAGCGGCAGGCATCCCATTCCGGGCTGAATGTTGATCGCACGAAGGTCTTGGTTTTACTCGTGGCAACGTTAATGAGTGCGGCGGCTGTATCCGTGTCTGGGGTTATCGGTTTTGTCGGCTTGGTTATTCCCCATATGATACGGCTGATCACGGGACCAGATTATCGGCTGATTATTCCGCTCTCCGCGCTTGGCGGAGGGATATTCATGATGTGGAGCGATTTGGCCGCCCGGACGGTATTGGCCCCAACGGAGATCCCTTTGGGCGTGGTCACGGCCTTCGTCGGCGCTCCGTTCTTTGCTTATCTGCTGTACCGCAATAAGAAGCGGAGAATGGAGGAGCTGCAATGA
- a CDS encoding ABC transporter ATP-binding protein, whose translation MIEVQGVEKSYGRQTVLKGIDWQVQRGDFWGIIGPNGSGKTTLLNVLSGVESPEAGEVTLDGRPLAAYGRKALSRRLAVLQQDGLPPMAFPVRQVLEMGRFPFQNWRGKEEGNGAEALLNEIVSRLDLQGLENKPLHVLSGGQRQRVALGKVMAQQPELVLLDEPTTYLDIRYQMQFMELVSSWQRAEHLTVVAVMHDLNLAALYCDKLLALRDGKIVAMGTPNEIITPEIVKSLFEVDAYSVMHPDRGVPQLLLRSEQGT comes from the coding sequence ATGATCGAAGTACAAGGGGTAGAGAAATCCTACGGACGCCAAACAGTGCTCAAGGGGATTGACTGGCAGGTGCAGCGGGGCGACTTCTGGGGAATTATCGGGCCGAATGGCAGCGGAAAGACGACGCTTCTGAACGTGCTGTCAGGCGTAGAGAGTCCTGAGGCGGGGGAGGTAACGCTGGACGGCAGGCCGCTGGCAGCCTACGGACGCAAGGCGCTGTCAAGGAGACTCGCCGTGCTTCAGCAGGACGGCTTGCCGCCGATGGCTTTTCCGGTGCGCCAGGTTCTGGAAATGGGGAGATTCCCTTTTCAAAATTGGCGCGGGAAGGAAGAAGGCAACGGTGCCGAGGCTTTGCTCAATGAAATTGTAAGCCGTCTGGATTTGCAAGGGCTGGAGAACAAGCCGCTGCATGTGCTCAGCGGCGGGCAAAGACAGCGGGTGGCCCTCGGCAAAGTGATGGCGCAGCAGCCGGAGCTTGTGCTGCTGGATGAACCGACGACCTACCTTGACATCCGCTACCAGATGCAGTTCATGGAACTGGTCTCGAGCTGGCAGAGGGCCGAACATTTAACGGTCGTTGCCGTGATGCATGATTTGAATTTGGCAGCCTTGTATTGCGACAAGCTGCTTGCTTTGCGGGATGGCAAAATCGTTGCCATGGGAACGCCAAACGAAATTATTACCCCGGAAATAGTGAAGTCTCTGTTTGAAGTGGATGCTTATTCGGTCATGCATCCGGATCGCGGCGTGCCCCAATTGCTGCTGCGTAGTGAACAGGGGACATGA
- the cobT gene encoding nicotinate-nucleotide--dimethylbenzimidazole phosphoribosyltransferase: MSYSISDIIGLIAPLQKKAAESAAEHLDRLTKPPGSLGKLEELAVQLAGITGQVKPSFSQRAIIVMAADHGVCEEGISAFPAEVTPQMVLNFLSGGAAINVFARQASAEVLCVDIGVNAELSHPDLLERKVRMGTANMALGPAMSRAEAEAAVLAGVAVVKEAVNKGTTLFVTGEMGIGNTTASAAIMSVLTGIAPAECVGRGTGIDERKLEHKASVVDRAIAVNQPDANDPVDVLSKVGGLEIAGLTGVILGAAAHRCPVVIDGFISSIAALVAQRLCAETASYMVASHHSQEPGHIQVLRELGLSPMLELNMRLGEGTGGALALHLIDGACRIMKEMATFESAGISAGETAVEEDAK, translated from the coding sequence ATGAGCTATTCCATTTCGGACATCATTGGATTAATTGCGCCGCTGCAAAAGAAAGCGGCAGAGTCAGCGGCAGAGCACCTGGATCGATTGACCAAGCCGCCGGGCAGTCTTGGCAAGCTGGAGGAGCTGGCGGTTCAGCTTGCCGGTATAACCGGGCAGGTTAAACCAAGTTTCTCGCAGCGCGCGATCATTGTGATGGCTGCGGATCACGGGGTTTGCGAGGAAGGGATTAGCGCTTTTCCGGCTGAGGTTACCCCGCAAATGGTGTTGAATTTTTTGTCTGGCGGAGCGGCGATTAATGTATTTGCCCGTCAGGCTTCGGCGGAAGTGTTATGTGTTGATATCGGCGTGAATGCCGAGCTGAGTCATCCGGATCTGTTGGAGCGGAAGGTGAGGATGGGAACGGCCAATATGGCCCTTGGACCGGCAATGAGCCGTGCGGAAGCAGAAGCGGCTGTGTTGGCCGGGGTGGCCGTCGTGAAGGAGGCTGTGAATAAAGGCACAACATTGTTCGTCACCGGTGAAATGGGCATTGGCAATACAACGGCTAGCGCCGCTATCATGAGTGTGCTTACGGGCATTGCTCCAGCCGAATGCGTCGGCCGCGGCACCGGAATTGACGAACGCAAGTTAGAGCATAAAGCATCCGTAGTAGACCGGGCCATTGCGGTAAATCAGCCGGACGCCAATGATCCGGTTGATGTGCTTTCCAAGGTGGGCGGACTGGAGATAGCCGGATTGACTGGGGTTATACTTGGCGCAGCCGCCCATCGGTGCCCGGTCGTTATCGATGGATTTATTTCGAGCATTGCAGCTTTAGTCGCTCAAAGGCTATGCGCGGAGACGGCAAGTTATATGGTGGCTTCCCACCACTCGCAGGAGCCGGGGCATATTCAGGTACTGCGCGAGCTTGGACTTTCCCCGATGCTGGAGCTGAATATGCGGCTCGGTGAAGGAACGGGCGGTGCGCTTGCTTTGCATCTGATTGACGGAGCTTGCCGGATCATGAAGGAAATGGCTACTTTCGAAAGTGCGGGAATCTCTGCGGGTGAAACGGCTGTCGAGGAGGATGCGAAGTGA
- the cobU gene encoding bifunctional adenosylcobinamide kinase/adenosylcobinamide-phosphate guanylyltransferase: MIVMVTGGARSGKSSFAERWCMKHASRSYYIATAQAFDEEMEQRIALHREDRAAAGYTWRTIEEPLQLSNLLFELGNGQLEEANAETEVETSPAVLIDCLTLWLSNMLLAVGEQVDAESRMMKEIDHLLEAIAGYRGTLVIVTNEVGSGIVPAYPLGRQYRDLAGILNRRVAAIADQVFLVTAGIPIELKSREYKL; the protein is encoded by the coding sequence GTGATCGTTATGGTGACTGGCGGCGCCCGGAGCGGGAAGAGCAGCTTTGCCGAACGCTGGTGTATGAAGCACGCATCCAGGTCATACTATATCGCCACTGCTCAGGCTTTCGATGAAGAGATGGAGCAGAGAATTGCTCTGCATCGCGAGGATCGGGCAGCGGCAGGTTATACATGGAGGACGATCGAGGAGCCGCTTCAGCTAAGCAATTTACTCTTTGAGTTGGGAAACGGTCAGCTTGAAGAAGCGAACGCAGAAACTGAAGTCGAAACCTCTCCTGCCGTACTGATCGATTGCCTAACGCTATGGCTGTCCAATATGCTGCTCGCTGTTGGCGAACAGGTTGATGCCGAATCCAGGATGATGAAGGAAATCGATCATCTTCTTGAGGCGATCGCAGGTTACAGGGGCACGCTTGTAATTGTAACTAACGAGGTGGGGAGCGGGATTGTTCCCGCGTATCCGCTGGGCAGGCAGTACCGGGATTTGGCGGGGATTTTGAACCGGCGTGTAGCCGCTATAGCTGATCAGGTATTTCTTGTTACAGCGGGAATTCCGATCGAGCTGAAAAGCAGGGAGTATAAGCTATGA
- the cobS gene encoding adenosylcobinamide-GDP ribazoletransferase, with the protein MSRGNESEKNVVDDPRTNSANSNNNSVSSTNSVNNPIIINSINSINSINSINSTNSTNSTNSTNSTNSTNSPGLPDASSIKDTGKDWPLAAAFQFLSRFPVPVEVNFTPGVLRRSTKYYPLVGFAIGAALGLAAAGCAWVLPPMPAAVLILALWIWLTGGLHLDGWMDSADALLSYRSRERMLEIMKDSRVGAMGVIACVLLLLLKMSLLYTLIGYGFAQVGAALLTAAIWSRWFMTYAMQAWPTARQGEGLAGNFRGLKPGSIAVSTAAALLLSAAGLTAIISLEQGTVLGSLVLLYCAAPCVAWLAGTLAASRISKRLGGLTGDVYGALNEGIEAAVLLAAVICLG; encoded by the coding sequence ATGAGCAGAGGCAACGAAAGCGAAAAAAACGTTGTGGACGATCCCCGCACGAATAGCGCAAACAGCAACAATAACAGCGTATCCAGCACCAACAGCGTCAATAACCCCATCATCATTAACAGCATTAACAGCATTAACAGCATTAACAGCATTAACAGCACTAACAGCACTAACAGCACTAACAGCACTAACAGCACTAACAGCACTAACAGTCCGGGCTTACCCGATGCCAGTTCCATTAAGGATACCGGCAAGGATTGGCCGCTGGCGGCGGCGTTTCAATTTTTATCGCGGTTTCCTGTGCCGGTTGAGGTGAATTTTACGCCGGGGGTGCTGCGGCGCAGTACCAAATACTATCCGCTGGTCGGCTTCGCTATAGGTGCTGCGCTCGGTCTGGCTGCTGCAGGCTGTGCTTGGGTGCTCCCGCCAATGCCGGCTGCAGTGCTCATCCTCGCTTTATGGATTTGGCTGACCGGGGGGCTGCATCTCGACGGCTGGATGGATTCAGCGGATGCGCTGCTCAGCTACCGGAGCAGGGAGAGAATGCTGGAAATCATGAAGGACAGCCGGGTCGGCGCCATGGGAGTCATCGCTTGCGTGCTGCTGCTTCTGCTGAAAATGTCTCTCCTCTACACGCTGATCGGCTATGGCTTTGCCCAGGTGGGTGCAGCGCTTCTGACGGCAGCGATATGGAGCCGCTGGTTCATGACCTATGCTATGCAGGCATGGCCGACGGCGCGGCAGGGTGAAGGGCTTGCGGGCAATTTTCGCGGGCTGAAGCCGGGCAGTATTGCTGTTTCCACGGCTGCCGCCCTGCTGCTATCCGCCGCTGGATTAACGGCAATAATTTCACTGGAACAGGGAACTGTTCTAGGCTCTCTTGTGCTGTTATACTGTGCTGCTCCTTGCGTTGCTTGGCTCGCAGGCACGCTGGCCGCCAGCAGGATCAGCAAGCGGCTAGGCGGATTAACGGGGGATGTCTACGGCGCTTTGAACGAAGGCATTGAGGCAGCGGTACTGCTAGCAGCGGTGATTTGTCTGGGGTAA
- a CDS encoding methyl-accepting chemotaxis protein yields MLGIKHSISRKFMTTFAVVIVLSSLLFSISFYYVSMGIVNNNVLPQFDKVLHTSTQDIYRRLDTTMSLQLLKGGENNRFGVEAYLTKSAEDFQLDTVYLIHLHDEQATVIAASSGSAVQASEAIAVQSAMKQASAGKLAISDLYSDKFGYHKTAYIQVPGSELMLAVGMDATFVKEKQSEIFWICFGITALIIIVGSTAAFWISKRITRPLKSLTQVTEAMARGDLRQSIQVQGHDELAQLSLSFRTMTEQLKGMISSVHDTSQAVVNTSDSLLSSAQTFEQLIYSSNEAAQQVETGSTTLASTAAENARAMEEISKGIQYIASSSADITEKIGEASQKAITGNELAHGAVDGMLLVEEAAAESMNHISLMNERSEAIAQIVGTVKEISKQINILALNAAIESARAGEQGKGFAVVAEEIRKLAEQSRIATDEIGDYLLAIQEESGNSVRAMQRVSEEIQSGTSRVKNAEEAFSQLTEWIQSINLTIQSISSSTQQVSASAEEVTVSVEDAASITAKSLEMIEEIAGNSTRQAEEIKDHANTVRSLHEGALSLRESVSKFII; encoded by the coding sequence ATGCTCGGAATCAAGCATTCTATCAGCCGTAAATTCATGACAACCTTTGCCGTCGTCATTGTATTGTCTTCGCTTTTATTCAGTATTAGCTTTTATTACGTATCCATGGGCATTGTCAATAATAACGTCTTGCCCCAGTTTGATAAAGTTCTACATACGAGTACGCAGGACATATACCGCAGACTCGATACTACCATGTCCCTCCAGCTGCTTAAGGGCGGAGAAAATAACCGGTTCGGCGTGGAGGCTTACTTAACAAAGAGCGCAGAGGATTTTCAACTAGATACGGTTTATCTCATTCACCTGCACGATGAGCAGGCTACCGTCATTGCGGCGAGCTCTGGCTCTGCCGTACAAGCCTCCGAAGCGATCGCCGTTCAAAGTGCGATGAAGCAGGCGTCCGCAGGCAAACTGGCTATTAGCGACCTGTATTCGGACAAATTCGGCTACCATAAGACGGCTTATATCCAAGTTCCGGGCAGCGAGCTAATGCTGGCTGTTGGTATGGATGCCACTTTCGTCAAGGAGAAGCAATCGGAAATTTTCTGGATCTGCTTTGGCATTACCGCCCTCATTATCATTGTTGGATCTACTGCAGCCTTTTGGATCAGCAAACGGATTACACGGCCGTTAAAGAGCCTGACTCAGGTGACCGAGGCCATGGCCCGCGGTGATTTGCGCCAATCGATTCAGGTTCAGGGTCACGACGAGCTGGCCCAGCTCTCGCTAAGCTTCCGTACGATGACAGAACAGTTGAAAGGAATGATTTCGAGCGTACACGATACGTCCCAGGCTGTCGTTAACACTTCGGATAGCTTGCTGAGCTCGGCACAAACCTTCGAGCAATTGATTTACAGCTCCAATGAAGCGGCGCAGCAAGTGGAAACAGGCAGCACGACGCTCGCCTCGACTGCAGCAGAGAATGCGCGGGCCATGGAGGAAATCTCCAAAGGCATTCAATATATCGCGTCCTCCTCGGCTGACATCACCGAAAAAATCGGCGAAGCCTCGCAGAAGGCAATCACAGGCAATGAACTGGCGCACGGCGCTGTCGACGGCATGCTCCTCGTTGAAGAAGCCGCAGCCGAATCGATGAACCATATTTCCCTGATGAACGAGCGCTCCGAAGCGATAGCCCAAATCGTTGGAACGGTTAAGGAAATCAGCAAACAGATCAACATCCTGGCGCTCAATGCCGCCATCGAGTCGGCCCGCGCCGGCGAACAAGGCAAGGGCTTCGCGGTCGTAGCCGAAGAAATACGCAAGCTTGCCGAGCAATCCCGCATCGCTACCGATGAAATCGGCGATTATCTCCTCGCCATCCAGGAGGAGTCCGGCAACTCGGTTCGTGCCATGCAGCGGGTCAGCGAGGAAATCCAGTCCGGGACGTCCCGCGTCAAAAACGCGGAAGAAGCCTTCTCCCAGCTGACAGAATGGATTCAATCGATAAACTTGACCATTCAATCGATCTCCTCTTCGACCCAGCAGGTTTCGGCCAGCGCGGAAGAGGTCACCGTCTCTGTAGAAGACGCTGCCAGCATCACAGCTAAATCGCTCGAGATGATCGAGGAAATTGCCGGCAACTCTACAAGACAGGCGGAGGAAATTAAGGATCATGCCAACACCGTGCGCAGCCTGCATGAAGGCGCACTCTCCCTGCGGGAATCCGTTAGCAAATTTATCATCTGA
- a CDS encoding queuosine precursor transporter, producing the protein MFNFGWGVLFVLVNFTFFLICYRWFGKKGLYAWIGVATVIANIQVVKTIEMFGIVMTLGNTMYVSLYLTSDLLNEKYGRGEAKKAVWFGFFTLIMTTILMQMALVFTPQPGDFAQESLNSIFGWMPRLALASLTAYFISQFLDVRLFAWIRKFYPSRGQLWIRNNFSTMVSSFVDTLIFCTIAFAGQYSLPIWTEILLTTYVIKFILTAAGTPFLYIARNYHPDEVETAQTR; encoded by the coding sequence ATGTTCAATTTCGGATGGGGCGTTCTGTTCGTGCTCGTGAACTTTACGTTCTTCTTGATATGCTATCGATGGTTCGGTAAAAAAGGCCTTTATGCGTGGATCGGTGTAGCTACGGTCATCGCTAATATTCAAGTGGTGAAAACGATCGAAATGTTCGGGATCGTGATGACCCTCGGCAATACGATGTATGTCAGCCTCTATCTGACCAGTGATTTGCTCAATGAAAAATACGGCCGCGGCGAAGCCAAAAAAGCGGTGTGGTTCGGTTTCTTTACTTTGATTATGACGACCATCCTGATGCAGATGGCTCTGGTCTTTACCCCCCAACCCGGGGACTTTGCCCAAGAATCGCTAAATAGCATATTCGGGTGGATGCCGCGGCTTGCGCTCGCAAGCCTGACGGCCTACTTCATCAGTCAATTTCTGGATGTGCGGCTGTTTGCATGGATCAGGAAGTTCTACCCGAGCCGGGGCCAGCTGTGGATTCGCAACAATTTCAGCACGATGGTCAGCTCGTTCGTCGATACACTGATCTTCTGCACCATCGCTTTTGCCGGGCAATACAGCTTGCCCATTTGGACGGAAATTTTGCTTACCACTTATGTCATCAAATTTATTCTTACGGCTGCAGGTACCCCATTCCTGTATATCGCTCGAAACTATCATCCCGATGAGGTTGAAACGGCGCAAACCAGGTAG
- a CDS encoding Xaa-Pro peptidase family protein, with product MNSKWTILEQKMREVGIQTLIITDPKHVYYLTGFLSNPHERFLGAVFSMGKQPFLLVPELDEENARASADIAEVVTHSDTDNPYEVLKKNLKSSVGTIGFEKDHMSVARFEQLQDSLSFARYLDVGPWLRQLRNRKSPEEIEKIRHAVNLIEQVLQDTLPRAAIGVTENELVAEIEYLIRKVGAEGPAFDSMVLTGKKTALPHGVPGSQAIASGDLLMFDIGLYAGGYASDITRTYAVGHLDEPLQRIYNTVRAANEAAIQAIKPGVSYASIDKAARDVIADAGYGPYFIHRLGHGLGIDVHEFPSVHGENELLLEEGNVFTVEPGIYVPGLGGVRIEDDVAVTASGVEVLTSLPKELTYL from the coding sequence ATGAACTCCAAATGGACCATACTGGAACAAAAAATGCGGGAGGTGGGCATACAAACTCTAATCATTACAGATCCCAAGCACGTCTATTATCTGACAGGCTTTCTCAGCAATCCTCACGAACGGTTTCTGGGCGCCGTATTCTCCATGGGTAAACAGCCCTTCCTGCTCGTTCCCGAGCTGGATGAAGAGAACGCCCGCGCGTCAGCCGACATCGCCGAAGTCGTCACGCACAGTGATACGGACAACCCTTATGAAGTGTTGAAAAAAAATCTGAAATCCTCAGTCGGTACGATCGGCTTTGAAAAGGACCATATGTCCGTAGCCCGCTTCGAGCAGCTCCAGGACTCCCTATCCTTCGCTAGATATCTGGATGTCGGGCCTTGGCTGCGCCAGCTCCGCAACCGTAAATCGCCAGAGGAGATCGAGAAAATCCGCCATGCGGTCAACCTGATCGAGCAAGTATTGCAGGACACTTTGCCCCGTGCGGCAATAGGCGTTACTGAAAACGAGCTCGTTGCCGAAATCGAATACCTCATCCGTAAAGTAGGCGCCGAAGGCCCGGCTTTCGATTCCATGGTGCTTACCGGCAAAAAAACCGCCCTCCCCCACGGAGTGCCAGGCAGTCAGGCCATCGCGAGCGGCGATTTGCTGATGTTCGATATCGGCCTATACGCTGGCGGTTACGCTTCAGACATTACCCGGACCTATGCTGTCGGCCATTTGGACGAACCGCTGCAGCGCATCTATAATACGGTCCGCGCTGCAAATGAAGCCGCGATCCAGGCCATTAAGCCCGGCGTGTCCTATGCCTCGATTGACAAAGCTGCCCGCGACGTCATTGCGGACGCCGGATACGGGCCCTATTTCATTCACCGGCTCGGTCACGGCCTCGGCATCGACGTTCACGAGTTCCCTTCCGTCCACGGCGAGAACGAGCTGCTGCTGGAAGAAGGCAACGTATTTACCGTCGAGCCGGGAATTTACGTCCCAGGACTGGGGGGCGTCCGGATCGAGGACGATGTCGCGGTAACGGCTTCAGGAGTCGAAGTGTTAACGTCGCTTCCAAAGGAGCTGACCTATTTGTAA